One Melitaea cinxia chromosome 17, ilMelCinx1.1, whole genome shotgun sequence genomic region harbors:
- the LOC123661396 gene encoding uncharacterized protein LOC123661396, producing the protein MELLSFVKEVLQNVAERAASYRFGQTMLRCMDRGLWIVEKSARWTVPPPPLDQEERPQPELIRPLPWVFFLALLIVLRVARESISFVNLAFGKPPLRSADVVAYIQSKRRYLRTLKYQGTRVSRARSSAPAREGWGRRLRALVELTMCFRPRYGNNNTQLSGDEVLVVKKKQRGRETDTGNSMERLIEKMMVDIDADSDDSSCYTLTNVTNPRSDRSDYNTESDQETHQSKNNEENSNNSLDENYKTPSPESPAYEDTDEIEIPNDVYRKPITTDVKEISIDFIRNEMGTHIEQIIKSQHKIDKLQQ; encoded by the exons ATGGAACTGCTGTCTTTCGTGAAGGAGGTCCTACAAAATGTAGCGGAGCGCGCAGCTAGCTACCGCTTCGGTCAGACCATGCTCCGATGTATGGACAGAGGCCTTTGGATCGTGGAGAAGAGTGCCAGATGGACTGTGCCGCCGCCGCCGT TGGATCAAGAAGAGAGGCCACAACCGGAGCTGATACGTCCTCTACCCTGGGTTTTTTTCCTCGCGCTACTGATTGTTCTACGTGTAGCAAGAGAGTCAATATCCTTTGTGAATTTAGCATTTGGAAAACCTCCACTTAGATCTGCAGATGTT GTGGCGTACATACAAAGCAAGCGGCGCTACCTCCGTACGCTAAAGTACCAAGGCACCCGCGTGTCCCGCGCGCGAAGCTCCGCCCCCGCACGCGAGGGGTGGGGCCGCCGGCTGCGAGCGCTCGTGGAACTCACGATGTGCTTCCGTCCACGATACGGGAACAACAACACGCAGCTTAGTGGGGATGAGGTTCTG GTGGTAAAGAAAAAACAGCGCGGACGAGAGACAGACACCGGCAATAGCATGGAAAGACTCATTGAGAAAATGATGGTGGACATAGACGCAGATTCCGACGATTCTTCCTGCTACACG TTGACTAACGTCACAAATCCCAGAAGCGATAGATCTGATTACAACACGGAATCCGATCAAGAAACACATCAAAGcaaaaataatgaagaaaaCAGTAACAACTCTTTAGATGAAAACTATAAAACTCCGTCTCCAGAAAGTCCAGCATACGAAGATACAGACGAAATAGAAATACCGAACGATGTTTACAGAAAACCAATAACTACTGACGTTAAGGAAATCTCAATAGACTTCATAAGAAATGAAATGGGCACACACATAGAGCAGATTATCAAAAGTCAGCACAAAATTG ACAAGCTTCAACAGTAA